Proteins encoded in a region of the Fundulus heteroclitus isolate FHET01 chromosome 2, MU-UCD_Fhet_4.1, whole genome shotgun sequence genome:
- the LOC105926561 gene encoding protein FAM180A: protein MFSWRMVTVGLFYCYVRTDGTNSQTEALFPAGVTRGSTTAVNPTFYNTISDAHLLFEILMAGVHFEPSGEFSVDDAELSSLHQTRNLDIICEEVLPKKLADVFRLISKLSSHRGPLHQEDFERIVMTLVYTTQKMIGSDSVHQREMWGESFVGLYKAIKRDLT from the exons ATGTTTTCGTGGAGAATGGTGACAGTTGGACTTTTCTACTGCTACGTCAGGACAGACGGCACAAATTCCCAGACGGAAG ccCTGTTTCCAGCTGGAGTGACCAGAGGATCTACGACGGCGGTAAATCCAACGTTTTATAACACCATCAGCGACGCCCATTTGTTATTTGAG ATCCTGATGGCTGGCGTGCATTTTGAGCCCAGCGGCGAGTTTTCAGTTGACGACGCTGAGCTGTCTTCGCTCCATCAGACAAGAAATCTGGACATCATCTGCGAGGAGGTCCTTCCCAAGAAGCTAGCAGATGTGTTCAGGCTCATATCGAAGCTTTCGAGTCACCGCGGCCCGCTGCACCAGGAGGACTTTGAGCGAATCGTGATGACCCTCGTGTACACAACCCAGAAGATGATCGGCTCTGATTCTGTACACCAAAGGGAAATGTGGGGAGAGTCCTTTGTTGGTTTGTACAAAGCCATCAAAAGAGACCTGACATAA